The Rissa tridactyla isolate bRisTri1 chromosome 6, bRisTri1.patW.cur.20221130, whole genome shotgun sequence genome includes a region encoding these proteins:
- the IL1RAP gene encoding interleukin-1 receptor accessory protein isoform X1 — protein sequence MKMVGALLIMLWLCTVALGSGSERCDDWGVDTMKQIQIYDGEPAKIKCPLFETFLKYNYSTAHSAGLTLIWYRIGQDRDLEEPINFRLPDNHISKEKDTLWFWPALLNDTGNYTCMLRNTTYCSKVAFPLEVVPKDQHSCVSHSMKPVEEMFYLEHANEKIVCPDIDGFYPASVTPTIKWYLDCNLINGFYERYPQGPRLVIGIVRSAYKGNYTCIVTFKDHGRTYNLTRTIKMKVVGSPNKALPPQFTSPNEKVVYEVEAGDDLVLSCEVFFTFLKDSRTEVWWTIDGKNTDDIMDPKIKVTQSEITRDFEDKTVIRTLTVAKATPEDLKRNYTCYARNAKGEDRSQAIVRMKVVAPKYTVELACGLGATILLVVVLIVVYHVYWLEMVLFYRAHFGTDETILDGKEYDVYVSYARNAEEEEFVLLTLRGVLENEFGYKLCIFDRDSLPGGNTTEAVFDFIQRSRRMIVVLSPDYLTEKSISLLEFKLGIMCQNAIATKLIVVEYRPLQCTHPSILQLKESVSFVTWKGEKSKRSGSQFWKALRLALPLRSLSAGSGWNESCSSQSDISLDPVQRRRSRLKGQPDPWGTRAGTLTPGGTASTPESKAKHRAKHFLTCRCCGTYCNGSSRLKRKHQAVAEPRWDTHLCKPGSGRPAAQGVQGRSRPEPPPAQAPALALCHYSDLSNNNDFYVL from the exons ATGAAGATGGTGGGTGCCCTGTTGATTATGCTCTGGCTGTGCACGGTCGCCCTCGGCAGCGGCTCTG AACGCTGCGATGACTGGGGTGTGGACACCATGAAGCAGATCCAGATTTACGATGGGGAGCCTGCCAAGATCAAATGCCCGCTTTTCGAGACCTTCTTGAAGTACAACTACAGCACAGCCCATTCTGCTGGCTTAACCCTCATCTGGTACAGGATCGGGCAGGACCGGGATCTGGAGGAGCCCATTAATTTTCGTCTCCCTGACAATCACATCAGTAAGGAGAAAGACACCCTTTGGTTCTGGCCTGCTCTTCTCAATGACACTGGGAATTATACCTGCATGCTCAG AAATACAACCTACTGCAGCAAAGTTGCGTTTCCCTTGGAGGTTGTTCCAAAAGACCAACACTCTTGTGTGAGCCATTCAATGAAACCTGTTGAGGAGATGTTCTATTTGGAGCATGCCAATGAGAAGATCGTATGTCCAGATATCGATGGATTTTACCCTGCTAGTGTAACACCAACCATCAAGTGGTACTTG GACTGCAACTTGATCAATGGCTTCTATGAGCGGTACCCTCAAGGGCCCAGGCTTGTCATCGGCATTGTCCGCAGTGCGTATAAAGGGAATTACACCTGTATTGTGACATTCAAGGACCATGGAAGAACCTATAATCTCACCAGAACCATAAAGATGAAGGTGGTAG GATCTCCTAACAAGGCCTTGCCACCACAGTTCACCTCTCCAAATGAGAAAGTTGTCTATGAAGTGGAAGCAG GAGATGACCTTGTTCTGTCCTGTGAGGTCTTCTTCACCTTCTTGAAGGACTCACGGACCGAGGTGTGGTGGACCATCGATGGGAAAAACACAGATGACATCATGGACCCCAAGATAAAAGTCACACAAAG tgAAATTACTAGAGATTTTGAAGACAAAACTGTCATAAGGACTCTAACAGTTGCAAAAGCCACACCAGAGGACTTGAAACGGAATTACACGTGCTATGCCAGAAATGCCAAAGGCGAGGACCGTAGCCAGGCCATAGTGCGCATGAAAG TTGTAGCACCGAAGTACACTGTGGAGCTGGCCTGTGGACTGGGAGCAACCATCCTGCTCGTTGTGGTGCTGATAGTCGTCTATCATGTTTATTGGCTTGAAATGGTCCTCTTCTATCGGGCTCATTTTGGAACAGATGAAACCATTCTAG ACGGGAAGGAGTACGATGTGTACGTGTCTTACGCGCGCAacgcggaggaggaggagtttgTGCTGCTGACGCTGCGGGGAGTCTTGGAGAATGAGTTTGGGTACAAGCTGTGTATCTTCGACCGAGACAGCCTCCCCGGGGGGA ATACCACTGAAGCCGTGTTCGACTTCATCCAGAGGAGTCGCAGGATGATCGTTGTCCTGAGTCCTGATTACTTGACGGAGAAGAGCATCAGCCTCCTGGAGTTCAAGCTGGGCATCATGTGCCAGAACGCCATCGCCACCAAGCTCATTGTGGTGGAGTACAGGCCGCTGCAGTGCACTCACCCCAGCATCCTCCAGCTGAAGGAGTCCGTCTCCTTCGTCACCTGGAAGGGGGAGAAGTCCAAGCGCTCCGGCTCCCAGTTCTGGAAGGCGTTGCGGCTCGCCCTGCCGCTGCGCAGCCTCAGCGCCGGCTCCGGCTGGAACGAGAGCTGCTCCTCCCAGTCGGACATCAGCCTGGACCCTGTCCAGAGGAGAAGGAGCCGGTTGAAAGGGCAGCCCGACCCATGGGGCACCAGGGCGGGGACTCTCACTCCCGGGGGGACAGCCTCGACCCCTGAGTCAAAGGCCAAACACCGAGCCAAGCACTTCTTGACGTGCCGGTGTTGTGGGACCTATTGCAATGGCAGCAGTAGACTCAAGCGCAAGCACCAGGCTGTGGCCGAGCCCAGGTGGGACACTCATCTCTGCAAGCCGGGCTCGGGCAGGCCTGCGGCGCAGGGGGTTCAGGGCAGAAGTCGACCTGAGCCCCCGCCGGCACAGGCTCCCGCTCTCGCCCTCTGCCATTACAGTGACCTGTCCAACAACAACGACTTCTACGTGCTCTAG
- the IL1RAP gene encoding interleukin-1 receptor accessory protein isoform X2: protein MKMVGALLIMLWLCTVALGSGSERCDDWGVDTMKQIQIYDGEPAKIKCPLFETFLKYNYSTAHSAGLTLIWYRIGQDRDLEEPINFRLPDNHISKEKDTLWFWPALLNDTGNYTCMLRNTTYCSKVAFPLEVVPKDQHSCVSHSMKPVEEMFYLEHANEKIVCPDIDGFYPASVTPTIKWYLDCNLINGFYERYPQGPRLVIGIVRSAYKGNYTCIVTFKDHGRTYNLTRTIKMKVVGSPNKALPPQFTSPNEKVVYEVEAGDDLVLSCEVFFTFLKDSRTEVWWTIDGKNTDDIMDPKIKVTQSEITRDFEDKTVIRTLTVAKATPEDLKRNYTCYARNAKGEDRSQAIVRMKVVAPKYTVELACGLGATILLVVVLIVVYHVYWLEMVLFYRAHFGTDETILDGKEYDVYVSYARNAEEEEFVLLTLRGVLENEFGYKLCIFDRDSLPGGIVTDETLSFIQKSRRLLVVLSPNYVLQGTQALLELKAGLENMASKGNIKVILVQYKAIKKSKVKELKQAKAALTVIKWKGEKSKFPKGRFWKQLQVEMPVKKISRSLSLDGLIRIPEKCLTPAENKSPQSHKLGQGVGRNSGFLP from the exons ATGAAGATGGTGGGTGCCCTGTTGATTATGCTCTGGCTGTGCACGGTCGCCCTCGGCAGCGGCTCTG AACGCTGCGATGACTGGGGTGTGGACACCATGAAGCAGATCCAGATTTACGATGGGGAGCCTGCCAAGATCAAATGCCCGCTTTTCGAGACCTTCTTGAAGTACAACTACAGCACAGCCCATTCTGCTGGCTTAACCCTCATCTGGTACAGGATCGGGCAGGACCGGGATCTGGAGGAGCCCATTAATTTTCGTCTCCCTGACAATCACATCAGTAAGGAGAAAGACACCCTTTGGTTCTGGCCTGCTCTTCTCAATGACACTGGGAATTATACCTGCATGCTCAG AAATACAACCTACTGCAGCAAAGTTGCGTTTCCCTTGGAGGTTGTTCCAAAAGACCAACACTCTTGTGTGAGCCATTCAATGAAACCTGTTGAGGAGATGTTCTATTTGGAGCATGCCAATGAGAAGATCGTATGTCCAGATATCGATGGATTTTACCCTGCTAGTGTAACACCAACCATCAAGTGGTACTTG GACTGCAACTTGATCAATGGCTTCTATGAGCGGTACCCTCAAGGGCCCAGGCTTGTCATCGGCATTGTCCGCAGTGCGTATAAAGGGAATTACACCTGTATTGTGACATTCAAGGACCATGGAAGAACCTATAATCTCACCAGAACCATAAAGATGAAGGTGGTAG GATCTCCTAACAAGGCCTTGCCACCACAGTTCACCTCTCCAAATGAGAAAGTTGTCTATGAAGTGGAAGCAG GAGATGACCTTGTTCTGTCCTGTGAGGTCTTCTTCACCTTCTTGAAGGACTCACGGACCGAGGTGTGGTGGACCATCGATGGGAAAAACACAGATGACATCATGGACCCCAAGATAAAAGTCACACAAAG tgAAATTACTAGAGATTTTGAAGACAAAACTGTCATAAGGACTCTAACAGTTGCAAAAGCCACACCAGAGGACTTGAAACGGAATTACACGTGCTATGCCAGAAATGCCAAAGGCGAGGACCGTAGCCAGGCCATAGTGCGCATGAAAG TTGTAGCACCGAAGTACACTGTGGAGCTGGCCTGTGGACTGGGAGCAACCATCCTGCTCGTTGTGGTGCTGATAGTCGTCTATCATGTTTATTGGCTTGAAATGGTCCTCTTCTATCGGGCTCATTTTGGAACAGATGAAACCATTCTAG ACGGGAAGGAGTACGATGTGTACGTGTCTTACGCGCGCAacgcggaggaggaggagtttgTGCTGCTGACGCTGCGGGGAGTCTTGGAGAATGAGTTTGGGTACAAGCTGTGTATCTTCGACCGAGACAGCCTCCCCGGGGGGA TTGTCACAGACGAAACCCTGAGCTTCATCCAGAAAAGCCGACGTCTACTTGTTGTACTGAGCCCCAACTACGTCTTGCAGGGGACACAGGCCCTGCTGGAGCTCAAGGCTGGTCTAGAGAATATGGCCTCCAAGGGCAACATCAAAGTCATTCTAGTGCAGTACAAAGCCATCAAGAAGAGCAAAGTGAAGGAGCTGAAGCAGGCCAAGGCGGCCTTGACTGTCATTAAATGGAAAGGCGAGAAATCCAAGTTCCCAAAGGGCAGGTTCTGGAAGCAGCTGCAGGTGGAAATGccagtgaaaaaaatcagcaggAGTTTGAGCCTCGATGGGCTCATACGTATCCCTGAAAAATGTTTGACACCAGCAGAAAACAAATCCCCCCAAAGCCACAAGTTAGGCCAAGGAGTAGGAAGGAACTCAGGGTTTTTGCCATGA